The following are encoded in a window of Nitrospinota bacterium genomic DNA:
- a CDS encoding tetratricopeptide repeat protein, whose protein sequence is MKRKIPMRLLLSLAIVAAALFSPACASTGKVQEAKKIPMNREITPEFTRMTARANYHFLKAEMELRENKIKEALEDYRKVLNFDKDALPVYLEISRILLRMGDYKEATEMAQKGLEHDPEYLPLHAVLGGIYSSAQDYDRALIHFRKVVDMDPERTDIRLYLAINFMETKDFKKAEKELLALLKYEPENSLGVFYLARVYVSMERFDKAEGYLKDSIRRYPDFMKSYETLGWVYLIQKKYDLASEIYEKYLDINPGDEEIREKLANIYLLKKSYGQALDMYEQLEENTPGTVDLALKMGILHFQQKEYDKALEKFQLIKLKDPANEVAPYYIARIYEEMEMYETSIEEWEKLATTAGEKDSVDIFVHIGSIYEKMGDLAKTETMLLKAIALKKEDPDLYYMLGVIQVKKEEYADAIGNIKKAVELEPDRDDFVFYLGATYEKVKDFQKSIEAMKKTIEINPQHSDALNYIGYLYAEHDMDLDEALGYLRRALKLEPNNGYYLDSLGWIYYKQGKYSKALKVLLQAAGTVEKGDATILEHLGDTHFAMKQYKEAAEAYEGSLKVKDDPSVKKKQQKVLGFIKGGGGK, encoded by the coding sequence ATGAAGCGTAAAATACCCATGAGATTATTGCTGTCTCTGGCTATTGTTGCCGCTGCTCTCTTTTCACCAGCCTGCGCCAGCACAGGCAAGGTGCAAGAAGCCAAAAAAATTCCGATGAACAGGGAGATCACCCCTGAATTTACCCGGATGACCGCGAGGGCTAATTACCATTTCCTAAAGGCTGAGATGGAACTGCGCGAAAACAAGATCAAGGAAGCGCTTGAAGATTACAGGAAAGTCCTGAATTTCGACAAGGATGCTCTGCCGGTATACCTTGAGATAAGCAGGATACTCCTCCGGATGGGGGATTATAAGGAAGCAACCGAAATGGCCCAGAAGGGGCTGGAGCATGACCCCGAATACCTCCCTCTGCACGCGGTACTGGGGGGGATCTATTCCAGCGCGCAGGATTACGACAGGGCGCTGATCCACTTCCGCAAGGTTGTCGATATGGATCCGGAGAGAACAGACATCAGGCTTTACCTCGCGATTAATTTCATGGAGACAAAGGATTTCAAGAAGGCCGAAAAGGAGCTTCTCGCCCTTTTGAAATATGAACCGGAGAACAGTCTGGGGGTATTCTACCTTGCAAGGGTTTATGTCTCGATGGAGCGGTTCGACAAGGCGGAAGGTTATCTGAAGGATTCGATACGCAGGTATCCCGATTTCATGAAATCGTACGAAACGCTAGGGTGGGTTTATCTAATCCAGAAGAAATACGACCTCGCCTCCGAAATTTACGAAAAATATCTCGATATAAATCCGGGTGACGAAGAGATAAGGGAGAAGCTGGCGAATATCTACCTTTTGAAGAAGTCATACGGTCAGGCGCTCGACATGTACGAACAGCTTGAGGAAAACACGCCGGGTACGGTCGACCTTGCCCTCAAAATGGGAATCCTCCATTTCCAGCAGAAGGAGTATGACAAGGCGCTCGAAAAATTCCAGCTAATTAAACTGAAAGATCCCGCAAACGAAGTTGCGCCATACTATATTGCAAGGATCTATGAAGAGATGGAGATGTATGAAACCTCCATTGAGGAGTGGGAGAAGCTTGCCACTACCGCCGGGGAGAAGGATAGCGTCGACATATTCGTTCACATAGGTTCCATTTATGAAAAGATGGGGGATCTTGCGAAAACCGAGACGATGCTCCTAAAGGCTATTGCGCTGAAGAAGGAGGATCCCGACCTCTACTACATGCTTGGTGTGATCCAGGTGAAAAAGGAGGAGTACGCGGACGCGATAGGAAACATCAAGAAGGCGGTCGAGCTGGAGCCGGACAGGGACGATTTTGTTTTTTACCTCGGTGCGACTTATGAAAAGGTGAAGGATTTCCAGAAAAGCATCGAGGCGATGAAGAAGACGATAGAAATAAATCCGCAACATAGCGACGCTCTGAATTACATAGGTTATCTGTACGCAGAACATGACATGGATCTGGACGAGGCGCTCGGCTACCTGAGGCGGGCGCTGAAACTGGAGCCAAACAACGGCTACTATCTCGACAGCCTCGGCTGGATCTATTACAAGCAGGGTAAGTACAGTAAGGCGCTGAAGGTCCTTTTGCAGGCCGCTGGTACAGTGGAGAAGGGGGACGCCACCATTTTGGAACATCTCGGCGACACGCACTTTGCCATGAAGCAGTACAAGGAGGCGGCTGAGGCGTATGAAGGCTCGCTGAAGGTGAAGGACGATCCCTCCGTGAAAAAGAAACAGCAGAAGGTTCTTGGGTTTATCAAGGGGGGCGGCGGTAAATAG
- a CDS encoding cytochrome c, producing the protein MAVVAAIFVTFLAGAASADAGAGEKVFQAKCKACHAITDKKVLGPGLAGTMKMHSEEWMKAWLADPQKTWEDGSAETKELIDRVKGKKKTKMKIKGGGLKGAELTDVIDYMKTL; encoded by the coding sequence GTGGCAGTTGTAGCCGCTATATTTGTTACTTTCCTTGCTGGCGCGGCATCGGCCGATGCAGGCGCGGGCGAAAAGGTGTTCCAGGCAAAATGCAAAGCTTGCCACGCCATAACAGACAAGAAAGTGCTTGGACCGGGGCTTGCCGGCACAATGAAAATGCACTCGGAAGAGTGGATGAAAGCTTGGCTTGCCGACCCGCAGAAGACCTGGGAAGACGGCAGCGCTGAAACCAAGGAGCTTATCGACAGGGTAAAGGGAAAGAAAAAGACCAAGATGAAGATCAAGGGTGGCGGACTTAAAGGCGCCGAACTCACAGACGTTATTGATTATATGAAGACCCTTTAA
- a CDS encoding secondary thiamine-phosphate synthase enzyme YjbQ yields MKFQTEHIWFNTSKKREYIDITDKVESLLKKSGITEGMILVSAMHITAGVWVNDHESGLLQDIDEWLEDLAPFKSNYMHHRTGETNGDAHLKSLLVHHQVILPVTDGKLDFGPWQRVYYAEFDGQRKKRVIIKVMGE; encoded by the coding sequence ATGAAATTTCAAACAGAGCATATCTGGTTCAACACCTCCAAGAAAAGGGAATATATCGACATTACGGACAAGGTTGAATCTCTCCTTAAAAAAAGCGGAATAACGGAAGGGATGATACTGGTATCCGCCATGCACATTACCGCCGGGGTATGGGTAAACGACCACGAATCGGGCCTGTTGCAGGATATCGACGAATGGCTGGAAGATCTTGCCCCATTCAAAAGCAATTACATGCACCACAGGACTGGCGAGACGAACGGCGACGCGCACCTGAAATCCCTGTTGGTGCATCACCAGGTGATCCTCCCCGTTACAGACGGCAAACTTGACTTCGGACCGTGGCAGAGGGTCTATTACGCCGAGTTCGACGGCCAGCGCAAAAAGAGGGTGATCATAAAGGTCATGGGGGAATAG
- a CDS encoding cytochrome c: MRWWIVFLFVAGSAFGCSGESITASTGSGIGPSGKSLFFSRTKGGCSVCHKVADKKLVGPGLEHVSKLHSREWLVQWVTDPAKVWEENSMETVGMKKRLNKNSQAVTAMKIMNPLTKEEIEAIVDYLMTL, from the coding sequence ATGAGGTGGTGGATCGTTTTTCTGTTTGTTGCCGGATCGGCCTTCGGCTGTTCGGGAGAATCGATTACCGCCAGCACCGGCTCCGGGATAGGCCCCAGCGGCAAATCTCTCTTCTTCAGCCGCACCAAGGGGGGATGTTCGGTCTGTCACAAGGTAGCCGATAAAAAACTTGTCGGTCCCGGTCTTGAGCATGTTTCCAAACTCCACAGCAGGGAGTGGCTTGTTCAATGGGTAACCGATCCCGCCAAAGTCTGGGAGGAGAACAGCATGGAAACCGTCGGCATGAAAAAGAGGCTCAACAAAAACAGCCAGGCCGTTACCGCGATGAAAATCATGAATCCGCTTACCAAAGAAGAGATCGAGGCTATCGTCGACTACCTGATGACCCTCTGA
- a CDS encoding DUF721 domain-containing protein: protein MIPLKDILVSALKSVNLETVGEFAQIESGWNEIVGENLSKVARPGSLNDRILTVDVFDPAFMEPMEYSRLRILQRISEKGGSRIVKDIRLRYKDRKDDK from the coding sequence ATGATTCCGCTTAAGGATATTCTCGTGAGCGCCTTGAAATCGGTCAATCTTGAAACTGTCGGCGAATTTGCGCAGATAGAATCGGGATGGAACGAGATAGTAGGGGAGAACCTTTCCAAGGTGGCGCGCCCGGGCAGCCTTAATGATAGAATATTAACAGTGGATGTTTTCGACCCTGCTTTTATGGAGCCGATGGAATATTCAAGGCTAAGGATTCTGCAAAGGATCTCCGAAAAGGGAGGGAGCAGGATAGTCAAGGACATCAGGCTGAGATACAAGGATCGAAAGGATGATAAATGA
- a CDS encoding metallophosphoesterase → MKVGVISDSHDNVPAVNAAVDILNREKVDAVIHCGDFVAPFSLLPFRNLECGLFYAVFGNNDGEKTGLMKVASDNGWQLSQGPFEFELGGRKVAVMHEPFHLNDVLTRNPDIALFGHTHRYESRREAGTLLLNPGESGGWLTGRQTCAILDTGLLEARVIEING, encoded by the coding sequence ATGAAGGTCGGCGTAATCTCCGATTCCCACGACAACGTGCCGGCCGTAAATGCCGCTGTAGATATTCTCAACAGGGAAAAGGTAGATGCGGTGATCCACTGCGGAGATTTCGTGGCCCCCTTCTCGCTCCTTCCGTTTCGAAACCTTGAATGCGGTCTTTTCTATGCCGTTTTCGGCAATAACGACGGGGAAAAAACCGGGTTGATGAAAGTCGCATCGGATAACGGCTGGCAACTCTCACAAGGGCCTTTTGAATTCGAACTGGGGGGTAGGAAAGTTGCCGTCATGCACGAGCCTTTTCATCTGAATGATGTATTAACCCGGAATCCCGATATCGCGCTGTTCGGACATACCCACAGATATGAGAGCAGGAGGGAGGCCGGAACGCTCCTGTTGAATCCGGGGGAGTCGGGGGGATGGCTTACAGGCCGGCAGACCTGCGCGATCCTCGATACCGGCCTGCTGGAAGCCAGGGTAATTGAAATTAACGGGTAA